Proteins from one Coregonus clupeaformis isolate EN_2021a unplaced genomic scaffold, ASM2061545v1 scaf0093, whole genome shotgun sequence genomic window:
- the LOC123483363 gene encoding zinc finger protein 490-like, protein MAAVEKTIEQELSLSKENERLRKLLLELGADPQQLTVPEEEVPPEQQQKWSPSLGQEDPEPTQIKEEQEELRTSQEEEQLHRLESDPTDVVEFIFTAPPCVEIDSDQDRERERDSLPTNTTEQIQTEPDGEDYRVAELTSDSLLLSAVNPDCSAAHSEIIVSVDEDESEEVMSELKTLKSRRTQAEKRQSSHVCPEAKTTSELKEPLKSHTNKKPFKCPVCSKRYKTLGGLKTHQRIHSTKNSYHCKKCGKSFNLSQQWKKHMKNHTEEESPTCHVCSKSFKLPNHLKTHEMPHRREIHSVSNM, encoded by the coding sequence acCCCCAGCAGCTAACTGTCCCTGAAGAGGAGGTTCCCCCTGAGCAGCAGCAGAAATGGAGCCCCAGTTTGGGgcaggaggacccagagcccacacagattaaagaggaacaggaggaactcaggaccagtcaggaggaagagcagcttcacAGACTTGAGTCTGATCCCACAGATGTTGTAGAGTTCATATTTACTgctcctccctgtgtggaaaTAGACTCTgatcaggacagagagagggagagggactctCTACCCACCAACACAACTGAACAGATCCAAACAGAACCTGATGGAGAGGACTACAGAGTAGCAGAACTAACCAGTgactctctgctcctctctgcagTAAATCCAGACTGTTCTGCAGCTCACAGTGAAATCATTGTAAGTGTGGATGAAGACGAGAGTGAAGAAGTTATGTCAGAGTTAAAGACCCTCAAATCAAGGAGGACACAGGCAGAGAAACGACAAAGCTCTCATGTCTGCCCTGAGGCCAAGACAACCAGTGAGCTGAAAGAACCATTGAAGTCTCACACAAATAAGAAACCATTCAAGTGTCCTGTGTGCAGTAAACGCTATAAGACACTAGGCGGTTTAAAAACACATCAGAGAATTCACTCAACAAAAAATAGTTAtcactgcaagaaatgtggcaaatcCTTCAACTTGTCGCAGCAGTGGAAGAAACATATGAAGAATCACACAGAGGAGGAATCACCTACATGTCATGTGTGCAGTAAAAGCTTTAAACTACCAAACCATCTGAAAACTCATGAGATGCCACACCGTAGAGAAATCCATTCAGTGTCCAACATGTGA